A genomic region of Burkholderia humptydooensis contains the following coding sequences:
- a CDS encoding FadR/GntR family transcriptional regulator, with amino-acid sequence MVMDRANAGIAVEIKQPKRADLVAEEIKRLITEKDLKPGDRLPREAELQQLYSVSKSTIREALKSLEVQGLIKVTTGPSGGGMVVEVPLDRTLQLLQNYLFFKDVSIDDIYTARRLLEPELAAGAVPHLSERDFAALEANIACCDGSSGPHDRGHIVRQRQEDMTFHDILAAANPNPFLRFICELINEMIRQLIEFRNDTPLAEHRRFGDANVKIHRAILEAARGRDAERVRALMVEHMTEAPKHVKRMKGRLRGRLILDSEIRKRPRAVAAPVEKD; translated from the coding sequence ATGGTCATGGACCGAGCGAACGCCGGGATCGCGGTCGAAATCAAGCAGCCGAAGCGCGCCGACCTCGTCGCCGAGGAGATCAAGCGGCTCATCACCGAGAAGGACCTGAAGCCGGGCGACCGGCTGCCGCGCGAGGCCGAGCTGCAGCAGCTCTACTCGGTGAGCAAGAGCACGATCCGCGAGGCGCTGAAGTCGCTCGAAGTGCAGGGGCTCATCAAGGTCACGACGGGGCCGAGCGGCGGCGGGATGGTCGTCGAGGTGCCGCTCGACCGCACGCTGCAATTGCTGCAGAACTATCTGTTCTTCAAGGACGTGTCGATCGACGACATCTACACCGCGCGCCGGCTGCTGGAGCCCGAGCTCGCGGCGGGCGCGGTGCCGCATCTGAGCGAGCGGGATTTCGCGGCGCTCGAAGCGAACATCGCGTGCTGCGACGGCTCGTCGGGGCCGCACGATCGCGGCCACATCGTGCGGCAGCGGCAGGAGGACATGACGTTCCACGACATCCTCGCGGCCGCGAATCCGAACCCGTTCCTGCGCTTCATCTGCGAGCTGATCAACGAGATGATCCGGCAGTTGATCGAATTCCGGAACGACACGCCGCTCGCCGAGCACCGCCGCTTCGGCGACGCGAACGTGAAGATCCATCGCGCGATCCTCGAAGCGGCGCGCGGACGCGACGCCGAGCGCGTGCGCGCGCTGATGGTCGAGCACATGACCGAGGCGCCGAAGCATGTGAAGCGGATGAAGGGCCGGCTGCGCGGCCGGCTGATTCTCGATTCGGAGATCCGCAAGCGGCCGCGCGCGGTCGCGGCGCCCGTCGAGAAAGACTAA
- a CDS encoding penicillin-binding protein 1A, giving the protein MNRRIVSSFLDRCAARLAAAKPHAAAVLRRLRHPTRRGVLLAAAAVPALCVLYVLALIPFTPSIGDIRKARVDAPAQIMSADGKLLAEFKPSNREWVPLADISPKMVDALISTEDHRFYEHHGLDWRRTAGAALRTFSGGRQGGSTITQQLARNLYPDEIGRAPTLTRKLKEAITALKIEAVYSKAQILETYLNTVPFLYNAYGVEMAARTYFDKSADQLDALDAATLVGMLKGNSYYNPVLNPERALVRRNTVLAQMVKYGKLSPAAYAALQKKPLRIDFERQKEPPGPAPHFAQQLRKWLIAWADRNDYNIYSDGLVVRTTIDSRLQAYATQALARQTNQLQGIANGMWNAGSGCAPGNPLFRAFVRETLEFRAALDGGATEDAALKRLLADRGFARALCKAKADVQAGFLAIDPRNGQIKAWVGSRDFTTEPFDHVQQARRQPGSTFKPFVYGAAFAAGATPDDTFVDQPVEIALAGGEIWRPDDDAPPTGKPMTLRDAIAYSRNRITAQLMMKVGPQKVARLARAMGVRDSALEAVPSLALGTSPVTLKEMVSAYATIANVGEYVEPRMVTRIEDRNGDVLAEFASASPERALGAPAARTLIDVMRGVVERGTGAAIRSRYGIRADIAGKTGTTQGDTDGWFILMQPALVAGAWVGFDDGRVTLGSDWGQGARSALPIVGDFYQRAIRARLVDTRERFATEAPPSALDTFRNRLGDWYRYLFEKPEPQQKAAPPKAPRAPVEEVMPASEVEAASEAAARAASEAAALAASAASAASPTGGVPFAPGGASAPALAVPPLLPSTPPPFPASPPAAPRPDSGLPNDNAPMSPTPTPDASAATGAGGGN; this is encoded by the coding sequence GTGAATCGCCGAATCGTGTCGTCCTTCCTCGACCGTTGCGCGGCCCGGCTCGCCGCCGCGAAGCCGCACGCCGCCGCCGTCCTCCGCCGCCTGCGCCATCCGACGCGACGCGGCGTGCTGCTCGCCGCCGCCGCGGTCCCCGCGCTGTGCGTGCTCTACGTGCTCGCGCTGATCCCGTTCACGCCGAGCATCGGCGACATCCGCAAGGCGCGCGTCGACGCGCCCGCGCAGATCATGTCCGCCGATGGCAAGCTGCTCGCCGAGTTCAAGCCGTCGAACCGCGAATGGGTGCCGCTCGCCGACATCTCGCCGAAGATGGTCGACGCGCTGATTTCGACCGAGGACCATCGCTTCTACGAGCACCACGGGCTCGACTGGCGCCGCACCGCGGGCGCCGCGCTGCGCACGTTCTCGGGCGGCCGGCAGGGCGGCTCGACGATCACGCAGCAGCTCGCGCGCAACCTGTATCCGGACGAGATCGGCCGCGCGCCCACGCTCACGCGCAAGCTGAAGGAAGCGATCACCGCGCTGAAGATCGAGGCGGTCTACAGCAAGGCGCAGATTCTCGAGACGTATCTGAACACGGTGCCGTTCCTCTACAACGCTTACGGCGTCGAGATGGCGGCGCGCACGTACTTCGACAAATCGGCCGATCAGCTCGATGCGCTCGACGCCGCGACGCTCGTCGGCATGCTGAAGGGCAACAGCTACTACAACCCGGTGCTGAACCCCGAGCGCGCGCTCGTGCGACGCAACACGGTGCTCGCGCAGATGGTGAAGTACGGCAAGCTCTCGCCGGCCGCCTACGCGGCGCTGCAGAAGAAGCCGCTGCGCATCGATTTCGAGCGGCAGAAGGAGCCGCCAGGCCCCGCGCCGCATTTCGCGCAGCAACTGCGCAAATGGTTGATCGCGTGGGCCGACCGCAACGACTACAACATCTATTCGGACGGCCTCGTCGTGCGCACGACGATCGATTCGCGGCTGCAGGCGTATGCGACGCAGGCGCTCGCGCGGCAGACGAACCAGTTGCAAGGGATCGCGAACGGAATGTGGAACGCCGGCAGCGGCTGCGCGCCCGGCAATCCGCTGTTCCGCGCGTTCGTGCGCGAGACGCTGGAGTTCCGCGCGGCGCTCGACGGCGGCGCGACCGAGGATGCCGCGCTCAAGCGCCTGCTCGCCGATCGCGGCTTCGCGCGCGCGCTCTGCAAGGCGAAGGCCGACGTGCAGGCGGGCTTTCTCGCGATCGATCCGCGCAACGGGCAGATCAAGGCGTGGGTCGGCAGCCGCGACTTCACGACCGAGCCGTTCGATCACGTGCAGCAGGCGCGCCGGCAGCCGGGCTCGACGTTCAAGCCGTTCGTCTATGGCGCGGCGTTCGCGGCGGGCGCGACGCCCGACGATACGTTCGTCGATCAGCCGGTCGAGATTGCGCTCGCGGGCGGCGAGATCTGGCGGCCCGACGACGATGCGCCGCCCACGGGCAAGCCGATGACGCTGCGCGACGCGATCGCGTATTCGCGCAACCGGATCACCGCGCAACTGATGATGAAGGTCGGCCCGCAGAAGGTGGCGCGCCTCGCGCGCGCGATGGGCGTGCGCGACAGCGCGCTCGAAGCGGTGCCGTCGCTCGCGCTCGGCACGAGCCCCGTGACGTTGAAGGAGATGGTGTCCGCGTACGCGACGATCGCGAACGTCGGCGAATACGTCGAGCCGCGGATGGTCACGCGCATCGAGGATCGCAACGGCGACGTGCTCGCGGAGTTCGCGAGCGCGTCGCCCGAGCGCGCGCTCGGCGCGCCGGCGGCGCGCACGCTGATCGACGTGATGCGCGGCGTCGTCGAGCGCGGCACCGGCGCGGCGATCCGCTCGCGCTACGGGATTCGCGCGGACATCGCCGGCAAGACCGGCACGACGCAGGGCGACACCGACGGCTGGTTCATCCTGATGCAGCCGGCGCTTGTCGCGGGCGCGTGGGTCGGCTTCGACGACGGCCGCGTGACGCTCGGCAGCGACTGGGGGCAAGGCGCGAGGAGCGCGCTGCCGATCGTCGGCGACTTCTATCAACGGGCGATACGCGCGCGGCTCGTCGACACGCGCGAGCGCTTCGCGACCGAGGCGCCGCCGAGCGCGCTCGATACGTTCCGCAACCGGCTCGGCGACTGGTATCGCTACCTGTTCGAGAAGCCCGAGCCGCAGCAGAAGGCCGCGCCGCCGAAGGCGCCGCGCGCGCCGGTCGAGGAGGTGATGCCGGCTTCCGAGGTCGAGGCGGCGTCGGAGGCGGCGGCGCGCGCCGCATCCGAGGCGGCCGCCTTGGCCGCTTCGGCTGCTTCGGCTGCTTCGCCCACGGGCGGCGTGCCGTTTGCGCCGGGCGGCGCGTCCGCGCCTGCGCTGGCGGTGCCGCCGCTGTTGCCGTCGACGCCGCCGCCGTTTCCGGCGTCGCCGCCCGCCGCGCCGCGGCCGGACAGCGGCTTGCCGAACGACAACGCGCCGATGTCGCCGACGCCGACGCCCGATGCGTCGGCCGCAACCGGCGCGGGCGGCGGCAACTAG
- a CDS encoding thioredoxin family protein: MKTAIRKLTASLLVAAAAACFAADAPHAPEHLPPGIAWRQGDIDAAFAEAKRTNKPLFLYWGAVWCPSCNQVKSTIFSQQAFKSRSSFFVPVYLDGDTENAQKIGDRFKVRGYPTMILFRPDGTEVTRLPGEVDLDRYMQALSIGLNAAHPFRQTLAAALKDGARVTTDDWRVLADYSWDTDGDLPVSAERVAATLQTLARHARADLADAQALRLDLKAAVSAAAGDPPQQGDVDKAAAAAAVRDALRDPKRARADYDVLVAAPADVVRYLAGDDAAARASLAKQFDAALARLSTDTSLAAIDRTMALHGRVRVARLDAKPGAPLPPALADAVRRQTASALAESTNVYGRQAVASEAADTLTDAGQFDAADALLKAELARSPTPYYFMSGLAANAKARGDRAAALDWYRKAYEAASGPATRLRWGAAYFANAVDLAPDDAGQIRRIANDVLTQAGQTRNAFYGANRRALTRVVTQLAHWRQRGAHDAAAQALVKQFEGVCGKLPAGDPQVGTCEGLIRTARA; encoded by the coding sequence ATGAAAACTGCGATTCGAAAGCTGACGGCGTCGCTGCTCGTCGCCGCCGCGGCCGCGTGCTTCGCCGCCGACGCGCCGCACGCCCCCGAGCATCTGCCGCCCGGCATCGCGTGGCGTCAAGGCGACATCGACGCCGCGTTCGCCGAGGCGAAGCGCACGAACAAGCCGCTGTTCCTGTACTGGGGCGCGGTCTGGTGCCCGTCGTGCAATCAGGTGAAATCGACGATCTTCAGCCAGCAGGCGTTCAAGTCGCGCTCGTCGTTCTTCGTGCCCGTCTATCTCGACGGCGACACCGAGAACGCGCAGAAGATCGGCGATCGCTTCAAGGTGCGCGGCTATCCGACGATGATCCTGTTCCGGCCGGACGGCACCGAAGTGACGCGGCTGCCCGGCGAAGTCGATCTCGACCGCTACATGCAGGCGCTGTCGATCGGGCTGAACGCGGCGCATCCGTTCAGGCAGACGCTCGCCGCCGCGCTGAAGGACGGCGCGCGCGTCACGACCGACGATTGGCGCGTGCTCGCCGATTACTCGTGGGACACCGACGGCGATCTGCCGGTGTCGGCCGAGCGCGTCGCGGCGACGTTGCAGACGCTCGCCCGCCATGCGCGCGCGGACCTCGCGGACGCGCAGGCGCTGCGGCTCGATCTGAAGGCCGCCGTGTCGGCTGCGGCGGGCGATCCGCCGCAGCAGGGCGACGTCGACAAGGCGGCGGCCGCCGCGGCCGTGCGCGACGCGCTGCGCGACCCGAAGCGCGCGCGCGCCGATTACGACGTGCTCGTCGCGGCGCCGGCCGACGTCGTCCGGTATCTGGCGGGCGACGATGCGGCGGCGCGCGCGTCGCTCGCGAAGCAGTTCGACGCGGCGCTCGCGCGGCTGTCCACCGACACGTCGCTCGCCGCGATCGACCGTACGATGGCGCTGCACGGCCGCGTGCGCGTCGCGCGGCTCGACGCGAAACCGGGCGCGCCGCTGCCGCCCGCGCTTGCCGATGCGGTGCGGCGGCAGACGGCGTCGGCGCTTGCCGAATCGACGAACGTCTACGGGCGGCAGGCGGTCGCCAGCGAGGCCGCCGACACGCTGACCGACGCCGGCCAGTTCGATGCGGCCGACGCGCTCCTGAAAGCGGAGCTCGCGCGTTCGCCGACGCCGTACTACTTCATGTCGGGGCTCGCCGCGAACGCGAAGGCGCGCGGCGATCGGGCGGCGGCGCTCGACTGGTACAGGAAAGCGTATGAAGCGGCGAGCGGCCCGGCGACGCGGCTGCGCTGGGGCGCGGCGTACTTCGCGAACGCGGTCGATCTCGCGCCGGACGACGCCGGGCAAATCCGCCGGATCGCGAACGACGTGCTGACGCAGGCGGGCCAGACGCGCAACGCATTCTATGGCGCGAACCGGCGCGCGCTCACGCGCGTCGTCACGCAGCTCGCGCACTGGCGGCAGCGCGGCGCGCACGATGCGGCGGCGCAGGCGCTCGTCAAGCAGTTCGAGGGCGTGTGCGGGAAGCTGCCGGCGGGCGATCCGCAGGTCGGAACCTGCGAGGGCCTGATCAGGACGGCGAGGGCCTGA
- a CDS encoding porin, whose protein sequence is MKQTKHLAALAVPAGLLLSVGAHAQSSVTLYGIVDAGIAYVHNVQGTDGRNQSSLFKFSSGNLSGSRWGLKGTEDLGGGLAALFQLENGFNLGTGVQNGNREFGRKAIVGLASNTWGTITLGRQYDPVVDLVQGLTEDNYFGGVFATPGDLDNYDNSLRVSNSVKYTSPVLSGFQFEALYGFGGVAGATGSGRTYSFAASYANGPLSLGAGYLYADGGATATNGVRTWTGSSDTLFNTVINQGFASAKSVQIVRVGGQYALGSATFGLAYSNTQYGRDSLSAFNDTAKFNSGSAFFNYQFSPALRAGVGYNYTSLTGPASAHYHQVNLGAGYALSKRTDLYALFGYQKASGHTLGANGSVIDAQASVGSYGANSGTDSQELAIVGIRHKF, encoded by the coding sequence ATGAAGCAAACGAAGCATCTCGCGGCGCTCGCCGTGCCGGCAGGCCTCCTGCTGTCCGTCGGCGCGCACGCGCAAAGCAGCGTCACGCTGTACGGGATCGTCGATGCGGGCATCGCGTACGTGCACAACGTCCAGGGAACCGACGGCCGCAATCAGTCGTCGCTCTTCAAGTTCAGCAGCGGCAATCTGTCCGGCAGCCGCTGGGGCCTGAAAGGCACCGAGGATCTGGGCGGCGGCCTCGCCGCGCTGTTCCAGCTCGAAAACGGCTTCAATCTCGGCACCGGCGTGCAGAACGGCAATCGCGAGTTCGGCCGCAAGGCGATCGTCGGCCTCGCGAGCAACACGTGGGGCACCATTACGCTCGGCCGCCAGTACGATCCGGTCGTCGACCTCGTGCAAGGGCTCACCGAGGACAACTACTTCGGCGGCGTGTTCGCGACGCCGGGCGATCTCGACAACTACGACAACAGCCTGCGCGTCAGCAACTCGGTGAAGTACACGAGCCCCGTGCTGTCCGGCTTCCAGTTCGAGGCGCTGTACGGTTTCGGCGGCGTCGCGGGCGCGACGGGCAGCGGCCGCACGTACAGCTTCGCGGCGAGCTACGCGAACGGGCCGCTGTCGCTCGGCGCCGGTTACCTGTACGCCGACGGCGGCGCCACCGCGACGAACGGCGTGCGCACTTGGACGGGCAGCTCCGATACGCTGTTCAACACGGTGATCAACCAGGGCTTCGCGAGCGCGAAGTCGGTTCAGATCGTGCGCGTCGGCGGCCAGTATGCGCTCGGCTCGGCGACGTTCGGCCTCGCGTATTCGAACACGCAGTACGGCCGCGATTCGCTGTCGGCGTTCAACGACACCGCGAAATTCAACAGCGGCTCCGCGTTCTTCAACTACCAGTTCTCGCCGGCGCTGCGCGCGGGCGTCGGCTACAACTACACGTCGCTGACCGGGCCGGCTTCCGCGCACTATCACCAGGTGAACCTCGGCGCGGGCTACGCGCTGTCGAAGCGCACCGATCTCTATGCGCTGTTCGGCTATCAGAAGGCGAGCGGCCACACGCTCGGCGCGAACGGCTCGGTGATCGACGCGCAGGCATCCGTCGGCTCGTATGGCGCGAACTCGGGCACCGATTCGCAGGAACTCGCGATCGTCGGGATTCGGCACAAGTTCTGA
- a CDS encoding multidrug efflux RND transporter permease subunit, which produces MPSFFIDRPVFAWIVALAIVVAGVLAIPQLPVAQYPRLAPPRIVINATYPGASTETVDGDVGSIIEESLDGADGLLYDETSSDGHGNLEIDVTFAPGTDPDLALVDVQNRLKQVEPRLPQQVVQQGIGVFKAANTFLMLVALTSTDGTRDSAQLSDYLSRYVLRELKRAPGVGSAQLWDADEALRIWLDPVKLREYGLGADDVIAAVAAQNAAVTAGAIGDAPFAAGQQTSAAVIVKGQLASPAEFGQIVLKSKPDGSVVRLADVARVELGRDDYSFSSRLNGKTAATVGIQLGPRGNALETSNAIRARLAELSKRLPPGIAVDIPFDGAHFVRIAIDEVVLTLVEAIVLVFFVMWLFLRDLRCTLVPTIVIPVTLMGAFVAMWAFGLSINVFTMFGLVLAIGILVDDAIVVVESVHRVMEEERVPPREATRRAMKRIVGAIVGVTAVLTAVFVPMAFFPGGVGGIYRQFSVAMIASMLVSSFMALSLTPALCANLLKPLPPGGAPARIGRPRGVRGLGARAADRFAAGFARASAGYRSLTARTVARIGPMAAIYAVLLAGGALLYWAMPNGFLPTEDQGQLQVMIQLPAGATQARTMAVVERVEAILHAQPAVANVTSVIGWSFAGSGQNVAMAFVELKDWAQRGIDAAALRDRLNGAFARIRDGDVDASLPPSVPGIGHADGFTLRLEDRGGIGIDALKAARERLADAAKADPALASVHAEDLPDAPRVELDVDRAKAYAFGVPFERIAGLLGGLFGSNYVDDFPAAGRMRRVIIEADAGARSSDDQLMALAVPNRTGDMVPLSAIASRRWSVGPVALSRFDGYPSLDIAGRPANGYSLGAAMADLERLAASLPTGVGYDWVDAAREETVAARQTPLLIGLSALAVFMALAALYESWTIPLSVLTVVPLGVIGAVAAVQLRGMPNDVYFKVAMITVIGLSAKNAILIVQFARDLNARGVALREAVIDAAAARFRPIVMTSMAFVLGVVPLVTATGAGAESRRSIGTGAFGGVLAATLFGLAFAPIAFQAVASLGRRGRRAAEPGREPHERGVAANE; this is translated from the coding sequence ATGCCGTCGTTCTTCATCGACCGCCCCGTCTTCGCGTGGATCGTCGCGCTCGCGATCGTCGTCGCGGGCGTGCTCGCGATCCCGCAACTGCCGGTCGCGCAGTATCCGCGCCTCGCGCCGCCGCGGATCGTGATCAACGCGACGTATCCCGGCGCATCGACGGAGACGGTCGACGGCGACGTCGGCAGCATCATCGAGGAGAGCCTCGACGGCGCGGACGGCCTGCTCTATGACGAAACCAGCAGCGACGGCCACGGCAACCTCGAAATCGACGTGACGTTCGCGCCCGGCACCGATCCGGACCTCGCGCTCGTCGACGTGCAGAACCGGCTCAAGCAGGTCGAGCCGCGGCTGCCGCAGCAGGTCGTCCAGCAGGGCATCGGCGTGTTCAAGGCGGCGAACACGTTCCTGATGCTCGTGGCGCTGACGTCGACCGACGGCACGCGCGATTCCGCGCAATTGAGCGACTACCTGAGCCGCTACGTGCTGCGCGAGCTCAAGCGCGCGCCGGGCGTCGGCTCCGCGCAGTTGTGGGACGCCGACGAGGCGCTGCGGATCTGGCTCGATCCGGTGAAGCTGCGCGAGTACGGGCTCGGTGCCGACGACGTGATCGCGGCCGTCGCCGCGCAGAACGCGGCGGTGACGGCGGGCGCGATCGGCGATGCGCCGTTCGCGGCCGGCCAGCAGACGAGCGCGGCGGTGATCGTGAAAGGCCAGCTCGCGTCGCCCGCCGAGTTCGGCCAGATCGTGCTGAAGTCGAAGCCGGACGGCTCCGTTGTGCGGCTCGCGGACGTCGCGCGCGTCGAGCTCGGCCGCGACGACTATTCGTTCTCGTCGCGGCTGAACGGCAAGACGGCCGCGACGGTCGGCATCCAGCTCGGCCCGCGCGGCAACGCGCTCGAAACGTCGAACGCGATCCGCGCGCGCCTCGCCGAATTGTCGAAGCGGCTGCCGCCCGGCATCGCGGTCGACATCCCGTTCGACGGCGCGCATTTCGTCCGGATCGCGATCGACGAAGTGGTGCTCACGCTCGTCGAGGCGATCGTCCTCGTGTTCTTCGTGATGTGGCTGTTCCTGCGCGACCTGCGCTGCACGCTCGTGCCGACGATCGTGATTCCCGTCACGCTGATGGGCGCGTTCGTCGCGATGTGGGCGTTCGGGCTGTCGATCAACGTGTTCACGATGTTCGGCCTCGTGCTCGCGATCGGCATTCTGGTCGACGATGCGATCGTCGTCGTCGAGAGCGTGCATCGCGTGATGGAGGAGGAGCGCGTGCCGCCGCGCGAGGCGACGCGCCGCGCGATGAAGCGCATCGTCGGCGCGATCGTCGGCGTGACGGCGGTGCTGACCGCGGTGTTCGTGCCGATGGCGTTCTTTCCGGGCGGCGTCGGCGGGATCTATCGGCAGTTCTCCGTTGCGATGATCGCGTCGATGCTCGTGTCGTCGTTCATGGCGCTGTCGCTCACGCCCGCGCTGTGCGCGAACCTGCTCAAGCCGCTGCCGCCCGGCGGCGCGCCGGCGCGGATCGGGCGGCCGCGCGGTGTGCGCGGGCTCGGCGCGCGGGCCGCGGACCGCTTCGCAGCGGGCTTCGCGCGCGCGTCGGCGGGCTATCGCTCGCTCACCGCGCGCACGGTCGCGCGCATCGGCCCGATGGCCGCGATCTACGCGGTGCTGCTCGCCGGCGGCGCGCTGCTTTACTGGGCGATGCCGAACGGCTTCCTGCCCACCGAGGATCAGGGGCAACTGCAGGTGATGATCCAGCTACCGGCGGGCGCGACGCAGGCGCGCACGATGGCGGTCGTCGAGCGGGTCGAGGCGATCCTGCACGCGCAGCCGGCCGTCGCGAACGTGACGAGCGTGATCGGCTGGAGCTTCGCGGGCAGCGGGCAGAACGTCGCGATGGCGTTCGTCGAGCTGAAGGACTGGGCGCAGCGCGGCATCGACGCCGCCGCGCTGCGCGACCGGCTGAACGGCGCGTTCGCGCGGATTCGCGACGGCGACGTCGATGCGTCGCTGCCGCCGTCGGTGCCCGGCATCGGACATGCGGACGGCTTCACGCTGCGGCTCGAGGATCGCGGCGGCATCGGCATCGACGCGCTGAAGGCGGCGCGCGAGCGCCTCGCCGATGCGGCGAAGGCCGATCCGGCGCTTGCGTCCGTGCACGCCGAGGATCTGCCGGACGCGCCGCGCGTCGAGCTCGACGTCGACCGCGCGAAGGCGTACGCGTTCGGCGTGCCGTTCGAGCGGATCGCGGGCCTGCTCGGCGGGTTGTTCGGCTCGAACTACGTCGACGATTTTCCGGCGGCGGGGCGGATGCGGCGCGTGATCATCGAGGCGGACGCCGGCGCGCGCAGCTCCGACGATCAGTTGATGGCGCTCGCCGTGCCGAACCGGACGGGCGACATGGTGCCGCTGTCGGCGATCGCGTCGCGGCGCTGGAGCGTCGGGCCCGTCGCGCTGAGCCGCTTCGACGGCTATCCGTCGCTCGATATCGCCGGCCGTCCGGCGAACGGATACAGCCTCGGCGCGGCGATGGCCGACCTGGAGCGGCTCGCCGCGAGCCTGCCGACGGGCGTCGGCTACGACTGGGTGGACGCGGCGCGCGAGGAAACCGTCGCCGCGCGGCAGACGCCGCTCCTGATCGGGCTGTCGGCGCTCGCGGTGTTCATGGCGCTCGCCGCGCTGTACGAGAGCTGGACGATTCCGCTGTCGGTGCTGACCGTCGTGCCGCTCGGCGTGATCGGCGCGGTGGCGGCCGTGCAGTTGCGCGGGATGCCGAACGACGTGTATTTCAAGGTCGCGATGATCACGGTGATCGGGCTGTCGGCGAAGAACGCGATCCTGATCGTGCAGTTCGCGCGCGATCTGAATGCGCGCGGCGTCGCGCTGCGCGAGGCGGTGATCGACGCGGCCGCGGCGCGCTTCAGGCCGATCGTGATGACGTCGATGGCGTTCGTGCTCGGCGTCGTGCCGCTCGTGACCGCGACGGGCGCGGGCGCCGAGAGCCGCCGCTCGATCGGCACGGGCGCGTTCGGCGGCGTGCTCGCCGCGACGCTGTTCGGGCTCGCGTTCGCGCCGATCGCGTTTCAGGCGGTCGCGTCGCTCGGGCGACGCGGGCGACGGGCCGCCGAGCCGGGGCGCGAGCCGCACGAGCGTGGCGTCGCGGCGAATGAATGA
- a CDS encoding metallopeptidase TldD-related protein: MTDFAKPGRAAPIDWHAHFARLADEAERLKQPGETVLLWFAGETSDFIRFNAGRIRQTGRVVQGKLGVRLVAGARQASFTQTASGDPATDAPELAEALATLRESLRGASDDPHLLFDTSAWRQSVRRSGRLPDPDSLAHVVADAARGLDFVGFYAGGSLVRGFASSTGSRGWYEVENFDFRWSLYDASGRAIKTVHAGDAWSDAAFAHKIEETAARLPVLGRAPKALAPGRYRAYLAPAAVAEIVGLLGWDGFSARANASARSSLHRLHAGEAALDPRVTIAEDFSLGVAPAFNADGYRRDSVPLVAEGRSVGRLVSARTAREHGLSPNGAAADEMPETLALAGGALADADVLAALDTGLYIGNLWYLNFSDKMNGRITGMTRFATFWVERGRIVAPVDAMRFDDSVYRLLGAELEQLGAAPELLLNDQSWSERPTGGAKLPGLLVRSFELTL, from the coding sequence ATGACCGACTTCGCGAAGCCGGGGCGCGCGGCCCCGATCGATTGGCATGCGCATTTCGCGCGGCTCGCCGACGAGGCCGAGCGGCTGAAGCAGCCGGGCGAGACGGTGCTGCTGTGGTTCGCCGGCGAGACGTCCGATTTCATCCGCTTCAACGCGGGCAGGATTCGCCAGACGGGGCGCGTCGTGCAGGGCAAGCTCGGCGTGCGGCTCGTGGCGGGCGCGCGGCAGGCGTCGTTCACGCAGACGGCGAGCGGCGATCCGGCGACGGACGCGCCCGAGCTCGCCGAAGCGCTCGCGACGCTGCGCGAGAGCCTGCGCGGCGCGAGCGACGATCCGCATCTGTTGTTCGACACGTCGGCGTGGCGGCAATCGGTTCGCCGCAGCGGCCGCCTGCCGGACCCCGACTCGCTCGCGCACGTCGTCGCCGATGCCGCGCGCGGGCTCGATTTCGTCGGCTTCTACGCGGGCGGCTCGCTCGTGCGCGGCTTCGCGTCGTCGACGGGCAGCCGCGGCTGGTACGAGGTCGAGAATTTCGATTTCCGCTGGTCGCTGTACGACGCGAGCGGCCGCGCGATCAAGACCGTCCACGCGGGCGACGCGTGGAGCGACGCGGCGTTCGCGCACAAGATCGAAGAGACCGCCGCGCGCTTGCCGGTGCTCGGCCGCGCGCCGAAGGCGCTCGCGCCCGGCCGCTATCGCGCGTATCTCGCGCCGGCCGCGGTGGCCGAGATCGTCGGGCTGCTCGGCTGGGACGGCTTTTCCGCGCGCGCGAACGCGAGCGCGCGCAGCAGCCTGCATCGGCTGCACGCGGGCGAGGCGGCGCTCGATCCGCGCGTGACGATCGCCGAGGATTTTTCGCTGGGCGTGGCGCCCGCGTTCAACGCGGACGGCTATCGGCGCGACAGCGTGCCGCTCGTCGCCGAAGGGCGCAGCGTCGGGCGGCTCGTCAGCGCGCGCACCGCGCGCGAGCACGGCCTGAGCCCGAACGGCGCGGCCGCGGACGAAATGCCGGAGACGCTAGCGCTCGCGGGCGGCGCGCTCGCCGATGCCGACGTGCTCGCGGCGCTCGACACGGGCCTCTACATCGGCAATCTCTGGTATCTGAATTTCTCGGACAAGATGAACGGACGGATCACCGGGATGACGCGCTTCGCGACGTTCTGGGTCGAGCGCGGCAGGATCGTCGCGCCGGTCGATGCGATGCGCTTCGACGACAGCGTGTACCGCCTGCTCGGCGCCGAGCTCGAGCAACTCGGCGCGGCGCCCGAACTCCTGCTGAACGATCAGTCGTGGAGCGAGCGCCCGACGGGCGGCGCGAAGCTGCCGGGCCTGCTTGTCCGGTCGTTCGAGCTGACGCTGTAG